The Actinomycetota bacterium genome includes the window GCGGTCGTATCGTTGTTGAGCGCGAACACCAGCCAGTGGATCCGGCACCCGTACTGAGGCCGCATCACGCGCTCGCCGGGGGCCGTCGACAGGAGGAGCAGGATCGACTGCCGGACCGCCGCGGGTCCGTCGACCAGCTCGAGCGCCCCGGTCGGGGCGACCTGCAGGCCAGGGCGGGCCACCCCCGGTTCCCATTCGGGATGGGCGAACCGGAACGAGCTGACGGGACCGCCGTCAGGCATCAGCGTTGAGCAGGGTCTGCCCGGGGGTGCGGACCGAGTAGTGGAAGGTGCCCGGAGGCGCACCGTCAGTCAGTCCCTTCACCGTATCCAGGCACACCGGGTGCCCATCGATCCTGACCAGCGCCGAGTAGCCGGTCTGCACCCGAAGCGTCGTCATGCACGGCTTCTGGCCGGTCAGGGGGTTGAGGTTCGGGCACCCCACAATGGTGCGGTCCTCCGGATCGGTGGCGACCAGCAGCGGGCGTCCCTCCACCGTGACCCACCGCTGGGACGGACGGTTGCGGACCACGCCCAACTGGTGGTCGCACACCACGACGGCCGCGTCGGTCATCGCGCGCATCAACCGCGCTCCAGGTCGATGGCGTCCGCAACGACCGTGATGCGCTTGCCCGGGGCCTCGATCAGCAGGTCACATGCTGCGTGCAACCGGACCTGGTCAGGTGTCAACTCGACGAAGCTCCCGGCAGCGTTCTGCACGCGCACCCGATCGGCGGTCTCGTCGAGGACGATGCGCTGCCCCGCCCGCGTGGTGAACGTGTACCGGCGAACCCGACCGTCCTGCACGCCGGCGTCGGGCGCCGGCTCCGAACCGTACAGGCCGCCCACCACCACGCCCCGCGCCGGGTCGCCGTGCGGCAAGGCGACGAGCACGCGATCGTCGACGTCGGGCAGTGCAACCAGGCCCTTACCGGCTCCGGCTCCGGACAGCACGACCTGCAGCCATTCGGTCGGGGCGTCGTCGAAGGTGGGGAGGTGGACCTTCACCCGGCCGAGCTGTTCCGGGTCATCGACGTCCACGACACGACCGGGCGCCAGCGCCGCCGGGCGGTCCGTCCGGCGGTCGCGGGTCGGTTCGGTGCTGAACTCGGTGAGGAAGCCCGGCTCCCCCACGGTGTGGGTCGCGCTGGTCACGACGTAGCGCCCCGCGAGCCCCGGGGCGGTGTCGTCGACGCGGACGGGCGTTCCGGGGCGGATCCGGTGGTCGCCCTCGGCGACCCCCCACAGCGTCACCTCGCCAGCCGAGCGCACGTCCAGCTCGGCCTGCGCCTCGCCCCGGGTGAGATCGGCCGTGGGCGCCCCGACGTGGGCGAGAACCCGCTCGTCGCTGCCCCCCACCTGGGTCGCAGTGACGCTGGCGCCGACGTCTCTGGACGTGCGCGCGTCGCCAGCCTCCTCCCGGTGGACATCGATCCGCCGCGGGTCCCACCCGAGCGCGACGACCCGGCGAGCAGCCCGCTCCGCGTTGACCTCCGTGCGGGCCTGCCACAGGTTCCTTCCCAGCTCCAGACGAATCTCGTCCCCGGCACCCTCGAGTGTGATCAAGTGCAGCGCCCCGTCGTGGACCGTGAAGAACAGGCCCGCCCGGGCGGTGACCTCCTGGAGGAGTTCGAGGTCGCTCTGCGCGTGCTGGGTGATCTGCGGCCAACGGGGGCCGCTCTCCGCCACGTCGACGTCCAAGCCGACCGCCCCTGCGAGCTGCTCCGCCAGCTCCGCCGGGGTCAGCTGCGCGAAGGTGCGGACCTGCTGCCGCTTGCGTAGGCGGTGCAGCAGGTCATAGGCGCGTACCCGCACCACCACGCCGCGGTCACCCTCGTAGACATGCTCGACGACGGTGGTCTCGCCCTCGAACAGGGCTGTGCCGTCCGCGGCCAGCCCGACCTGGAGTTGCGTGCCCGGTTGGAGGCGGCGCCCCACGTCGAACGTCGACGGCGGGTCGACGAACGTCAGCTCCGCTTGGGTCGGGACCGACAGTCGCTGGCGGATCCGCAACGCGCTCAGCGGCCGCCGTTCCCCCTCGTTGAGGGCGGCTCCGTCGACCCGGACGAGCAGTTCGGGCAGGCTGGCGATCGCGGTCACCGCGTGGACCGCCGTGGCCGGGTCGGCGGGATCCTCAGCGCGGTGCCGGCCTCGATCCCGAACGGGTCGTCCAAGTCGTTGTAGACGGCCAGCAGTCGCCAACTGAGCGGGTTGTCCAGCGCCTGGGCCGCAACCAGGTCGGGGCGCGTGCCGGCGTACCCGCCCGCGTCGTCGCCGTCGCCGATGGCTCTGACCACCCCGACCGGCTCCGCGTCGAGATCGATGGCACTGGGTGGCTGCGGTGGTTCCGGGAACTCGCGGAACATCTCCTCGGACTCCTCGGCGACCCGGAGCAGCTTCAGCTTCAGCCAGGACCGGCGGGGGACTCCCTCGGCGGTGAAGTCGTCGAACCGCTCGGCCGCCGCGGCGACCACCCCCGGCACGTTCCACGACTTGCCCCACACGAACCGCACCAACGGGGGGCGGCGGACGCCCTGCTGCCGGGCGGTGTTCTCGGCCAGCATCATCAGCGGCCGGGTGAGTTCACGCACGTCCTGGTACAGCTCGGCAGTGCGCTCGCTGATGGTGATGTCGAACAGCAGGTCGAGGTCGAGCTCGGTCCGGCCACCACCGGTGAACAGCAACGGGTCGTCCATCAAGGTACTGCCGGTGAGCTGGCCAGCGGCGGTGCTGCGCGGTCGTACCCCGGCCGCCCGGCTGACGACCACCGTGCTGGGGTTGAGCAGGCAACCGATCCGCTGCCCGGTCTCCTCGATGAGGAAGGCGACCCGTTCCACTAGAAGCCTTCCTGCTCGCGATCGAGCCTGGCGAGGTGCTCGGTGCCGTCGCCCAGTGGCTGCGTGTCCGTTCCCGGCGACAGCGCCGGCAGGGCAGGCAGGTCGGGCAGGGCGGGCCACAGCTCCTCGGCTCGGCGCGGGGCCTGGAAGGCCGCGCTGCCGGGTGCGCCTGCGGGGCTGTCGGCCGACCGTGGCAACGGGGTGGGGGCGCTGGCCGGGTCGGCCGGGAACCGGACCGATGGGCTCTGCGGCGCGGGCTCCGGCGGGAAGCGGGGCGTGACGTGGCGCTCGCGGCCCCCGCCGGGGTCGTCGTGCGGCGGCCAGGCGGCCGGCCCGGACGCGGCCGGGGAGACGGGCTGTGGTGCGCTGGTCGCGGCCATCCCGGTGCCGTGATCGGCGAGCCGGCCGGCGTCGGACGGCGCAGCGTGCGTGTCGGCGGCGGAGGCCGGACCGGCGCCTGGCTCGGAGGCCGGCTGTGGGGGCGGCTGTGGGGGCGGGTCTGCTTCGCGCGGGGGCTGCGGTTCGAGCCTCCCCCTCGCGCCTGCGCTCGGGCCGGATACCTCGGGGTATCTGGGGCGGGGGCGGGCGTCGGCGTGGTCCATGGGCCCCGCGGTCGACGGCGTCCGAGCTGGCGCGTCCGGCTGCGCGAAGGAGGTCTGCATCTGTCGCGGCGGCGGCGGGGGGACGGCACCCGCGGTGCCAGGAGATCCCTGTTCGGCCGGGTCGTGCGCGCCAGCGCTCGGACCGGGGTTCCCGGTCTCGCCTGATCGTTGCGGCCAGGCGGTGCCGTCCGCGACCACCGCGAACGGGAGCCATCCTCCTTCCCAGGGCGGTGGCCCGTCCGGTTGGGTAGCCCCGCCTTGCACTGGACGGGCAGACGCGCGCGGCAGGTCCGCGCGCGGCGGTCCGACCGGGCTCTGGTGGGTGCGCAGTCCTGCATCGAGGAGATGCGGGGCGCGTTCCCGAAGCAGCGCGACCCAGTGGTCGGGCGCGGATCCCAGCGCGGATCCCGGCGCGTTCGGCGAGGCCCCCGGCGGGGGCTGCGTCGTCGGCGTCGCGACCCATCCGTCAAGGGTCGTCGCGACCCGCCGGAGCCTACTGGCCAGGCGCGCCAGGAGGCGGTCCCTCAGCCGGCCGACCTGTCGTGTCACGTTCGATGCCTTCGTAGACGAGCGTCAGACACTCGATGGCGAGCGCCTTGCTCATGGCGTCGAGCGGCGCCCCGACCCAGCGCGTGGGCCAGGCCCGGGTGAGGTTCCAGCGCAGCACCTCCCCGACGGCGTCCTGGTCGCGCATCACGATCGAGACCTCCCGCCGGTCGATCTCGCCGGCCGCCGCCGACATCAGCCAGTCCCACATCTGGTCGGACTGGGTCAGCCCGTAGCACAGCGTGATCTCCGCGTAGTCGACCTGCCCGGGGATGTACCGGGGCGTGACGTTCGCGCCGCCCTCCCGGTACTTGATCGCCTCGACCTGGACGCCCATGCCGGACACGCTTGTGAAGTGGCCGTTGCCGATGCCCTGCACCTCGACGTGGAAACGGAACGACCGGAGTGGATCGGTGACGCTCCCCGGTGCGGCCGTTGCACCTATCTCAGCCATGCTGCACTCCTCAGCTCTCGCCTTCGCCGGCCTCGACGCCGCGCTCCGTGTGGGTGATCTCGAAGATGACGAACTCGGCCGGCTTGACCGGGGCGATGCCGATCACGCATCGGACCTCGCCCGCGTCGACGCTCTCTGGGGGGTTGGTCTGCTCGTCGCAGCGGACGAAGAAGGCCTCGTCGGGTGTCCGGCCCATCAGCGCCCCGTCGCGCCAGACGCGCGTCAGGAAGGCGCGCACGTCACGGCGGATCCGGTTCCACAGCTGGTAGTCGTTGGGCTCGAAGACGACCCACCGTGTCCCCTCGGCGATCGACTCCTTGAGCATGTTCACGAGCCGGCGCACCGGCACGTAGAGGTACTCGCTGGCCGCGTCGGCCAGCGTTCGCGCCCCCCACACCATGATCCCCTCGGCCGGGAAGTAGCGCAGGCAGTTGACGCCGCGCGGGTTGAGGACCCCCTGCTCCTCGCGGGTGACGCGGTAGGTGAGGTTCAGCGCGCCACGGACCGGTTCGTTCGCCGGCGCCTTGTGGACGCCCCGCGTCGCGTCGGTGCGGGCGTAGATCCCAGCCAGACTGCCGGAGGCCGGTGCGGTCACCTGCCCGGGACCGAACGGGTTGCCGACGACGACCTGAGGGAAGTAGACCGCGGCATGCGTGCTGTTGGGCGGCCGGTACCCGCCCGCGCCAGACAGGCCACCGCCGCCACCCCCGCCTTCGCTTGTGGTGTCCTCGTCCTCGTCGCCACGCTCGCTGCGGCGGGACGTCGTGGGTTCGGCGGTGGCCACCTCGGTCAAGCGCTCGACGCGATCCACATCCGCCGGGGCGTCCAGGATCGCGAAGCGGTCCTCCATCTTCTCGCAGTGGGTGATCAGCGCCTGGTACGACTCGATGTCGGTACGGCCGGGCGCTGCCACGATCGCGAGCTCGTCGACCGCCTCGAACAGGCTGAGCCCCTGCCTG containing:
- a CDS encoding GPW/gp25 family protein, translating into MPDGGPVSSFRFAHPEWEPGVARPGLQVAPTGALELVDGPAAVRQSILLLLSTAPGERVMRPQYGCRIHWLVFALNNDTTAGLAIHYVRQALRRWEPRIDVLDVDANRDGADAETLVITIRYRLRATQELSEFVYPLRLHGEEV
- a CDS encoding type IV secretion protein Rhs, which encodes MTAIASLPELLVRVDGAALNEGERRPLSALRIRQRLSVPTQAELTFVDPPSTFDVGRRLQPGTQLQVGLAADGTALFEGETTVVEHVYEGDRGVVVRVRAYDLLHRLRKRQQVRTFAQLTPAELAEQLAGAVGLDVDVAESGPRWPQITQHAQSDLELLQEVTARAGLFFTVHDGALHLITLEGAGDEIRLELGRNLWQARTEVNAERAARRVVALGWDPRRIDVHREEAGDARTSRDVGASVTATQVGGSDERVLAHVGAPTADLTRGEAQAELDVRSAGEVTLWGVAEGDHRIRPGTPVRVDDTAPGLAGRYVVTSATHTVGEPGFLTEFSTEPTRDRRTDRPAALAPGRVVDVDDPEQLGRVKVHLPTFDDAPTEWLQVVLSGAGAGKGLVALPDVDDRVLVALPHGDPARGVVVGGLYGSEPAPDAGVQDGRVRRYTFTTRAGQRIVLDETADRVRVQNAAGSFVELTPDQVRLHAACDLLIEAPGKRITVVADAIDLERG
- a CDS encoding phage tail protein — encoded protein: MAEIGATAAPGSVTDPLRSFRFHVEVQGIGNGHFTSVSGMGVQVEAIKYREGGANVTPRYIPGQVDYAEITLCYGLTQSDQMWDWLMSAAAGEIDRREVSIVMRDQDAVGEVLRWNLTRAWPTRWVGAPLDAMSKALAIECLTLVYEGIERDTTGRPAEGPPPGAPGQ
- a CDS encoding phage tail sheath subtilisin-like domain-containing protein, producing MTTYLTPGVYVREVPSGARPIQRVGTSTAGFVGVAPDSNARVNEIVAVEGWPRFVDTFADVDDPQPTALALAVQGFFDNGGRRLHIVNLGSEDAEITGPRQGLSLFEAVDELAIVAAPGRTDIESYQALITHCEKMEDRFAILDAPADVDRVERLTEVATAEPTTSRRSERGDEDEDTTSEGGGGGGGLSGAGGYRPPNSTHAAVYFPQVVVGNPFGPGQVTAPASGSLAGIYARTDATRGVHKAPANEPVRGALNLTYRVTREEQGVLNPRGVNCLRYFPAEGIMVWGARTLADAASEYLYVPVRRLVNMLKESIAEGTRWVVFEPNDYQLWNRIRRDVRAFLTRVWRDGALMGRTPDEAFFVRCDEQTNPPESVDAGEVRCVIGIAPVKPAEFVIFEITHTERGVEAGEGES